The following proteins are encoded in a genomic region of Thermothielavioides terrestris NRRL 8126 chromosome 5, complete sequence:
- a CDS encoding uncharacterized protein (Contains conserved domain Velvet [pfam11754].) gives MAGPGALQPGEPADSAQPASSQPQDRAPLTPEQKRQQEINLKPYSSEDDQGRVYSEIEHAMYVLNVDLWSEDALKEVNLVRHTTATPSISSTSPASYAQIEQSAPTYSHMMPSSRDLGYPQQMAYPPPGQVVSPYGMQQQYAQAGFVSPNGTSYQPPNQYYPQDLRPELQGLNQLVTSPYGPPRVYDPQFGGMPHRMSLSGNPPSGMFTRNLIGSLAASAFRLQDPQDKIGIWFILQDLSVRTEGCFRLRFSFVNVGAPGQSGSGAINVGKAPVLASVFSDVFQVYSAKKFPGVCESTPLSKCFASQGIKIPIRKDNPNKNSNQDDDDYD, from the exons ATGGCCGGACCCGGAGCGCTGCAGCCAGGGGAGCCCGCCGACAGTGCCCAACCGGCCTCGTCCCAGCCGCAAGACCGTGCCCCGCTCACGCCGGAACAGAAGCGGCAGCAAGAGATAAACCTCAAGCCGTACTCGTCCGAAGACGACCAGGGGCGTGTCTACTC TGAGATCGAGCATGCCATGTACGTCCTCAACGTCGACCTGTGGTCAGAGGACGCCCTAAAGGAAGTGAACCTTGTCCGACACACCACGGCGACGCCCTCAATATCGTCAACGTCTCCGGCGTCGTATGCGCAGATTGAACAGAGCGCGCCAACATATTCTCACATGATGCCTTCCAGCCGGGATCTGGGGTACCCCCAGCAGATGGCCTACCCTCCCCCGGGCCAGGTTGTTAGCCCTTATGGCATGCAGCAACAATATGCGCAAG CAGGATTTGTCTCGCCTAATGGAACCAGCTACCAACCCCCCAACCAGTACTACCCCCAGGATCTCCGACCCGAGTTGCAGGGCCTTAACCAGCTCGTGACCTCGCCCTACGGTCCGCCACGCGTCTACGACCCCCAGTTCGGCGGCATGCCTCATCGCATGTCCCTCAGCGGCAACCCGCCGTCCGGCATGTTTACCCGGAATCTCATCGGGAGCCTAGCTGCCAGCGCTTTCCGTCTCCAGGATCCCCAGGATAAAATTGGCATCTGGTTCATCCTTCAGGATCTCAGCGTCCGCACCGAGGGCTGCTTCCG ACTCCGGTTCTCCTTCGTGAATGTTGGCGCTCCTGGCCAGTCAGGCTCTGGCGCGATCAACGTCGGCAAGGCTCCCGTCTTAGCCTCGGTTTTCAGCGACGTCTTCCAAGTTTACTCGGCCAAGAAGTTCCCCGGCGTTTGCGAAAGCACTCCGTTGAGCAAATGCTTTGCCAGCCAGGGCATCAAGATACCCATCCGCAAAGACAACCCGAACAAGAATTCGAAtcaagacgacgacgactacGACTAG